Proteins from a genomic interval of Quercus lobata isolate SW786 chromosome 11, ValleyOak3.0 Primary Assembly, whole genome shotgun sequence:
- the LOC115966316 gene encoding acidic leucine-rich nuclear phosphoprotein 32 family member B-like, producing MPQVNAAKLYVSSEPLAEVDTEEVQQSTTSLQFIALDDGCTIMRSYTMGSYMLPSQDYAANTSETLQPQETHLGEEDEDKDEDEDEDEDYTTNNGENIDDMDEYEERIERDDFDRDVDDHELVPNFEEEIMEYHDKGDADDDIGIQHDTNTTTAYTPPVESFYANIWKDMVDSSCL from the coding sequence ATGCCCCAAGTAAATGCTGCTAAGTTGTACGTAAGTTCGGAGCCGCTTGCAGAAGTTGATACTGAGGAGGTGCAACAATCAACTACATCTTTACAATTTATAGCCCTAGATGATGGATGCACTATAATGAGAAGCTATACAATGGGAAGTTATATGCTCCCATCTCAAGATTATGCTGCCAATACTAGTGAAACACTCCAACCTCAAGAGACACATTTAGGGGAGGAAGACGAAGAcaaagacgaagacgaagacgaagacgaagattATACTACGAATAATGGTGaaaatattgatgatatggATGAGTACGAAGAGAGGATTGAGCGAGACGATTTTGATAGGGATGTGGATGACCATGAACTCGTTCCCAATTTTGAAGAGGAAATTATGGAGTACCATGATAAAGGTGATGCAGATGATGATATTGGCATTCAGCATGATACAAATACGACCACTGCCTACACACCTCCTGTTGAGTCATTCTATGCAAATATTTGGAAAGATATGGTTGATTCTTCATGTCTTTAG